In Geobacter anodireducens, a genomic segment contains:
- a CDS encoding PAS domain-containing sensor histidine kinase: MNTAPPSRDLIDLDILTTIVECMPAAAVLIEDERVFCNRGTEVLTGYRRDELPSLEVWFRTLFGSEHERARVLFDADRAAGFPAVRREIITRKDGSRRLVEVAGSACGQVICYLHDITDLMDVRLQLQEYAERYRIMKSTSMDGFWVVDLHGSIVEVNDACCRILGYSREELLAMSIHDIDATESVEETQEHIRNIIEQGSERFEVRHRRKDGAVIDVEVSTTFQPASRCFHAFIRDISERRQTEEALRKSEERFRLAMEATSDGIWDWNIASDSGYFSPSYYRILGYEPEDFPPSAQAWIELLHPEDRERAIRINMDCFEGRTQYFQAEFRMKAKDGSWRWILGRGSAVNRDGRGKALRLIGTHQDITDRKQTEETIGKLNRELDRRVMERTAQLEEAIREQEAFSYSVSHDLRAPLRHINSYSTLVIEDYDDQIPVEARYYLERICTASGKMGQLIDDLLELSRVGRVDLRKDTVNLSKKAAAVASMLQEAEPYRAVDWVIAGDLTAQADRTLIRQVLLNLMGNALKYTARTPRARIEVGSTAADGETIFFVRDNGAGFDMAYGNKLFRPFQRLHGGEFPGTGIGLATVQRIIKRHGGRVWAEGEVNGGATFYFTLPED, encoded by the coding sequence ATGAACACAGCCCCCCCGTCACGTGATTTAATCGATCTGGATATCCTTACGACAATTGTGGAATGCATGCCGGCGGCCGCTGTTTTGATCGAGGACGAACGGGTGTTCTGTAATCGCGGGACAGAAGTCCTCACCGGCTATCGGCGAGACGAGCTCCCATCCCTTGAGGTGTGGTTCCGCACCCTGTTCGGCTCAGAGCACGAAAGGGCCCGGGTCCTGTTCGACGCTGACCGGGCAGCCGGATTCCCGGCAGTGCGGCGGGAAATCATAACCAGGAAGGACGGGAGCCGACGACTGGTCGAGGTCGCCGGCTCGGCCTGCGGCCAGGTGATCTGTTATCTGCACGACATCACCGACCTCATGGACGTCCGGCTGCAGTTACAGGAGTACGCGGAGCGCTACCGGATCATGAAGAGCACGTCCATGGACGGCTTCTGGGTCGTGGACCTTCACGGCAGTATCGTGGAAGTCAACGACGCATGCTGCCGCATCCTGGGGTACAGCCGGGAAGAATTGCTGGCCATGTCCATCCACGACATCGATGCCACCGAGAGCGTGGAGGAAACGCAGGAGCATATCCGGAACATCATCGAACAAGGCTCCGAGCGCTTCGAAGTCCGCCACCGCCGCAAAGACGGCGCGGTCATCGACGTTGAGGTCAGCACGACGTTTCAACCCGCTTCGCGCTGTTTCCACGCCTTTATCCGGGACATCAGCGAACGCAGGCAGACCGAAGAGGCTCTCCGGAAAAGCGAGGAGCGATTCCGACTTGCCATGGAGGCAACCTCCGACGGCATCTGGGACTGGAACATCGCGTCGGATAGCGGCTACTTCAGCCCATCCTACTACCGGATCCTCGGGTATGAGCCTGAGGACTTCCCCCCCTCCGCCCAAGCGTGGATCGAGCTCCTGCACCCGGAAGACCGGGAACGGGCCATCAGGATCAACATGGATTGTTTCGAGGGGAGAACCCAGTACTTCCAGGCCGAATTCCGCATGAAGGCCAAGGACGGCAGTTGGCGCTGGATTCTCGGCCGGGGATCGGCCGTGAACAGGGACGGCCGGGGAAAAGCCCTGCGCCTCATCGGCACCCACCAGGACATCACCGACCGCAAGCAGACAGAGGAAACCATCGGCAAGCTCAACCGGGAACTCGACAGACGCGTCATGGAGCGGACCGCCCAGTTGGAAGAGGCCATCCGGGAGCAGGAGGCCTTCAGCTATTCGGTTTCCCATGACCTGCGGGCGCCCCTGCGGCATATCAACAGCTACAGCACCCTGGTTATCGAGGACTACGACGATCAGATTCCGGTGGAGGCCCGTTACTACCTCGAGCGCATCTGCACGGCCAGCGGCAAGATGGGACAACTGATCGACGACCTGCTGGAGCTTTCGAGGGTCGGTCGGGTCGATTTGCGCAAAGACACCGTCAACCTGAGCAAAAAGGCGGCGGCGGTCGCATCGATGCTCCAGGAGGCCGAGCCCTACCGCGCCGTTGACTGGGTCATTGCGGGCGATCTCACGGCACAGGCCGACCGCACCCTGATCCGGCAGGTCCTGCTCAACCTGATGGGCAACGCCCTGAAGTACACCGCCAGAACTCCCCGGGCACGAATCGAGGTCGGCAGCACCGCCGCCGATGGGGAGACGATCTTCTTTGTCAGGGACAACGGCGCCGGCTTCGACATGGCCTACGGGAACAAGCTGTTCCGCCCCTTCCAGCGGTTGCACGGCGGCGAGTTCCCCGGCACCGGCATCGGCCTGGCAACGGTCCAGCGGATCATCAAGCGGCATGGCGGCCGGGTCTGGGCCGAGGGCGAAGTCAACGGCGGGGCGACCTTCTACTTCACCCTGCCCGAGGACTGA
- a CDS encoding transcriptional regulator has translation MRSILICDDEPIIRMSLKNKLTELGFDEILECGDGEQAVRMALAKLPDVIILDVSMPKKDGIAAARQIRQSLTVPIILLTACYDADTVARARECGIGGFLAKPFREQDLWPAIELACAHAEAVELLKEQIEDLKEALENRKIVEKAKGILMQKQGLTEPEAFRKMQKLAMDKRKSMRRIAEAILLAEA, from the coding sequence GTGCGAAGTATCCTTATATGCGACGATGAGCCGATTATCAGGATGAGCTTAAAAAATAAGCTCACTGAGCTTGGCTTCGATGAGATCCTGGAGTGCGGGGATGGCGAGCAGGCCGTTCGGATGGCATTGGCGAAACTTCCCGACGTCATTATTCTCGACGTGTCGATGCCGAAGAAAGACGGCATCGCGGCGGCCCGCCAGATCCGGCAGAGCCTGACGGTGCCCATTATCCTGCTGACGGCCTGCTATGACGCAGACACGGTCGCGCGGGCCAGGGAATGCGGCATCGGCGGCTTCCTGGCCAAGCCGTTCCGGGAGCAGGATCTCTGGCCGGCCATCGAGCTGGCCTGTGCCCATGCCGAAGCGGTGGAACTCCTCAAGGAGCAGATCGAGGATCTGAAGGAAGCCCTTGAAAACCGGAAGATCGTTGAAAAAGCCAAGGGGATCCTGATGCAGAAGCAGGGGCTCACGGAGCCCGAAGCGTTCCGCAAGATGCAGAAGCTGGCCATGGACAAGCGCAAGAGCATGCGCCGGATTGCCGAGGCGATTCTGCTGGCCGAAGCGTAA